A genome region from Naumovozyma castellii chromosome 5, complete genome includes the following:
- the CIN1 gene encoding Cin1p (ancestral locus Anc_7.43), which yields MENYTVSGIEKAIRSLNELQEDLDPDGQFIIRAIDKFQDDPIVIEKHLPKLTSALLDDFFFDDDSQDRFHSQLRKAEIFYHLAKITKLSTVSLHLKTNVFLISTILKLLQDNVTIENRKNDNRIWYLNYLLLAWLNNILKSPFDFKTVDTDIFPLVSQFKKFKLLDTIVCQIHSQLLFKNKELFIEKERDQQIDLLTWNYFLKNFTRTIASQSSIIQYIDKDQLSKLTNEIINHDSSSSTSINIPIIIKILPNLFLLNASIDNWDILESIISWFLSNLSLSSVDLRFNMAHSFNKIITILASSQFNELEMAMDLTHEIIDNTISILNDNKSHDLKDIDYLHTHLLIIAEAIKFITKQTPTLLQTITTEILPITLYFQQRRLTVIKGSQIKDASSFIIWSLVRCKQIPKEIIHETFKNAIACSLFDPDFLVRKASNAALQELLGRYGTLILDQNTIMKFIELPINDLKVSYHETIIKLYQLFASQYPIFWNHIINWLFRFNLMENLDLNMVKLTADAFVQLFKFNSQVLIEVQFQKTLSTLIDSSLMSSSTSKITRLSYLITELTPPSSDILPINDELCSRMTKMKEILFNLNSSLHVTMTPTRQFQFLTILKYFITLLTHGSFNFTHKESKLLIQIIKSLPTDPHSSNFEIFDQLIKKIISILSHDKIAIDNEFWVNLENLISSNNSLACSSLPYMEPLKFIDLMETNLGKLNCQSKSRIIDSLNEKMASSNYNKELIIPFLEKILPSFLNDYTITEQGDIGRLVRTSSCSLIANHYETFNFNHTEHPSSIIIPSLVRISMEPASGLKAIAFSTVSRIYNSENINDRLTFYKLNLMESPWKSEFWKGFIMTAGALYSSDLEITTYLDQFLNFYYHDLSSPKEQLELANELVRIIPTATQLKASMANNKSISTSNWDLMKFTITAWKFWERLLESNIKIPGGFNIKGVYAKLYNLYLVEKKQTLLRVGIIKLLPHLCVLYSQDPNSAKEQTNVFINTVLERMLVLIQRECATSSMTSVSVIMRTLMESLVQILLEFDGTTQLTNLKDASRNIETLKNLSLTNIIL from the coding sequence ATGGAGAACTACACTGTGTCTGGCATTGAGAAGGCCATTAGATCTCTGAATGAGCTCCAGGAGGATCTAGATCCGGATGGGCAATTTATTATACGGGCCATCGACAAATTTCAGGACGATCCAATTGTAATAGAGAAACATTTACCCAAATTAACCTCCGCACTGCTGgatgattttttcttcgATGATGATTCACAAGATCGTTTCCATTCGCAATTACGTAAAGctgaaattttttatcACTTGGCAAAGATAACAAAACTGTCGACGGTATCGTTACATTTAAAGACAAATGTGTTCCTTATCTCAACCATCTTAAAATTACTACAAGATAACGTTACCATTGAAAATCGCAAGAATGATAACAGGATATGGTACTTGAATTATCTCTTGTTAGCCTGGCTGAACAATATACTGAAATCACCATTTGATTTCAAAACCGTCGATACGGATATTTTCCCACTGGTTAGTCAgtttaagaaatttaaactACTTGATACTATAGTTTGTCAAATACATTCTCAATTGTTATTCaagaataaagaattgtttattgaaaaggaacGGGATCAACAGATTGATCTATTAACTTGGaattatttcttgaaaaattttacAAGAACAATAGCTTCACAGTCATcaataatacaatacattgataaagatcaattatcaaaattaaccaatgaaatcatcaaccatgattcatcatcatcgacAAGTATAAATATTCCCataattatcaaaatattaccgaatttattcttattaaaTGCATCCATAGATAACTGGGATATATTagaatcaataatatcatGGTTCTTATctaatctttcattatcatcagtCGATTTAAGATTTAATATGGCtcattcatttaataaaattataaCCATCTTAGCATCATCacaatttaatgaattggaaatggCAATGGATCTAACTCATGAAATAATTGACAATACCATATCCATTCTAAATGATAACAAGTCTcatgatttgaaagatattgacTATTTACATACTCATCTATTAATCATTGCAGAAGctatcaaattcatcacaAAGCAAACGCCAACTTTATTACAAACAATAACTACTGAAATATTACCTATAACATTATATTTCCaacaaagaagattgaCCGTTATAAAGGGTTCCCAAATCAAAGACGCATCAAGTTTTATCATTTGGTCATTGGTCAGATGTAAACAAATTCCCAAGGAAATCATACACGAAACGTTCAAAAACGCAATAGcttgttcattatttgatccTGATTTTCTCGTTAGAAAGGCTTCCAATGCCGCATTACAGGAATTATTAGGGAGATATGGTACTTTAATTTTAGATCAAAACACTATCATGAAGTTTATTGAGTTACCAATCAATGACTTGAAAGTATCATACCATGaaaccattattaaattgtaTCAATTATTTGCTTCACAATACCCCATTTTTTGGAATCATATAATTAACTGGTTATTTAGATTTAATCTCATggaaaatttggatttaaaTATGGTTAAATTGACCGCAGATGCATTTGTacaacttttcaaatttaattccCAAGTATTGATAGAAGtgcaatttcaaaaaacaTTATCAACACTAATAGACTCATCATTAATGTCATCGTCTACATCAAAGATAACAAGATTATCTTACCTTATTACGGAACTGACACCCCCATCTAGTGATATATTACCCATAAATGACGAACTTTGCTCAAGAATGACAAAGATGAAGGAAATATTGTTCAACTTGAATTCCTCATTACATGTAACAATGACTCCAACAAgacaattccaatttttaacaatattaaaatattttatcacCCTACTAACGCATGgaagtttcaatttcactCACAAGGAATCGAAATTGTTAATTCAAATCATAAAATCTTTACCTACCGACCCTCACTCatccaattttgaaatattcgATCAATTAATCAAAAAGATCATTTCCATCCTATCGCATGATAAGATCGCCATCGATAATGAATTTTGGGtgaatttggaaaatcTAATATCATCAAACAACTCCTTAGCTTGTTCATCCCTTCCATATATGGAACCACTCAAATTTATTGACTTGATGGAAACAAATCTTGGCAAATTGAATTGTCAGTCTAAATCTAGAATAATCGATTCTTTAAATGAGAAAATGGCATCATCCAATTATAATAAGGAATTAATCATCCCATTCCTAGAAAAAATTCTACCAAGTTTCCTAAATGATTATACAATTACAGAACAAGGTGATATTGGAAGATTAGTGAGAACAAGTTCCTGTAGTCTAATAGCTAACCATTATGAAACGTTCAATTTTAACCACACTGAACATCCATCATCCATCATTATTCCATCCTTAGTACGCATATCAATGGAACCAGCATCTGGATTAAAGGCCATAGCATTCAGCACTGTATCCAGAATATACAAttctgaaaatattaatgacAGGTTAACCTTCtataaattgaatttaatggaATCTCCGTGGAAATCAGAATTTTGGAAAGGATTTATCATGACTGCAGGTGCACTATACTCATCAGATTTAGAAATCACAACATATTTAGATCAATTCTTAAACTTTTATTACCATGATCTTTCCTCTCCTAAAGAGCAATTGGAACTCGCTAATGAATTGGTTAGGATTATTCCAACGGCAACTCAGTTGAAGGCGTCCATggcaaataataaatcCATTTCTACGTCTAATTGGGACTTAATGAAATTCACCATTACTGCATGGAAGTTTTGGGAAAGACTATTAGAATCAAACATCAAGATACCAGGTGGGTTTAACATTAAGGGAGTTTATGCCAAACTTTATAATTTATACCTTGTGGAAAAGAAGCAGACTTTATTAAGGGTGGGAATAATCAAACTCTTACCACATTTATGTGTTCTTTACTCACAGGATCCAAACTCGGCAAAGGAGCAAACGAACGTTTTCATTAATACTGTTCTTGAAAGAATGCTAGTATTAATCCAGAGAGAATGCGCTACCTCCTCGATGACATCTGTATCTGTTATCATGAGGACGTTGATGGAATCTCTGGTACAAATCTTACTCGAGTTTGACGGAACTACACAATTAaccaatttgaaagatgcCTCAAGAAATATTGAGACACTtaagaatttatcattaacgAATATAATTTTATAG
- the MIP1 gene encoding DNA-directed DNA polymerase gamma MIP1 (ancestral locus Anc_7.64), with protein MAMSTKELRRLSIQLNCTRFPHASVIYRRCRLRKTTIRQYATTDTSKYDFKEAPRINPVGIQHLSQSLHSQLFGNKKHSFKEDAMTPEERTHLIDLSKQLLKSHGLLGKKTAISEPISFELPKLQGNSLDEHFQKLGHFASEPYKTMAVNKFTTVLPKPNKWIRTAGWMKYEPGKAPVAVPFPEENTLVFDVETLYKISPYPTLATALSDKAWYAWCSPFICDEGNNSSFKHLIPLGENTKVEKLIIGHNVGYDRARVQEEYNFNHSKFFFLDTQSLHVASSGLCSRQRPLFMQMKKRRKEKEEEQLQQETESEEDGINGISTTTLNTLEEEEDPWLNISTMNSLSDVALFHCGIKMDKEPRDFFASLDKQVVIDNFQKLVTYCATDVEATSHVFDKVLPRFLKKCPHPVSFGALKTLSSFILPTRRAEWDDYINRSEKLYQESKLEIERKIILIIEELVKIKDDPVKLDQIKDDPWLRQLDWTIKPLRLTKKGVPVKGQKLPGYPEWYRSLFPSKTSQQPQITIKSRIIPIFFKLSWEGHPVFFTKESGWCFPIHKDEFEMFQKKNYVVADEDSISQYRELSHSIDDNGDSDQILLKVPHPNGPTFNCTTLLSKPYIHYFEKNVLTSDSELAHQALNMNSSGSYWMAARERIMSQFVVSGKDFNKEFNPLSNKVIGTPGEKEELGIILPTVIPMGTVTRRAVENTWLTASNAKANRIGSELKAQVKAPKGYCFVGADVDSEELWIASLVGDSVFNIHGGTAIGWMCLEGTKNEGTDLHTKTAEILGCSRNEAKIFNYGRIYGAGVKFAGTLLKRFNPSLSDDEAKKTAIKLYENTKGKTKRSRIFKKFWYGGSESILFNKLESIAEQDEPKTPVLGCGITFSLMKRNLRANSFLPSRINWAIQSSGVDYLHLLCCSMNYLILKYGLDARLTISIHDEIRYLSSEKDKYKVAMALQISNIWTRAIFCEQMGIDDLPQNCAFFSAVDIDHVMRKEVNMDCITLSNKVAIPHGENLDINKLLSMEGSRLESSDAIDTVDVSSLPYKYREPVFSQYNRAYTKDFWQYFLRMQVQDSKWKVDGLETEYIRLKTSNDFYKHGYTSEYGLLDYLKDVKMGKRRKKSIMENSFLQDLIEVESSDHGDILPENELDTENYSILHAIASERPAVVAK; from the coding sequence ATGGCCATGTCCACTAAGGAACTCCGGCGTCTctcaattcaattgaattgtACCCGATTTCCGCATGCTTCAGTGATATACCGGCGATGTCGACTCAGGAAGACAACCATACGACAGTATGCCACTACAGATACTTCCAAATACGACTTCAAGGAGGCTCCCAGAATTAATCCTGTTGGAATTCAACATCTTAGTCAATCTCTGCATTCCcaattatttggaaataaGAAACACAgttttaaagaagatgcCATGACCCCCGAGGAGAGAACACATTTAATCGACCTATCCAAGCAATTATTAAAGTCACATGGGTTATTGGGTAAGAAAACTGCCATTTCAGAACCTATTTCCTTTGAACTACCCAAGTTGCAGGGAAATTCGCTAGATGagcattttcaaaaattgggTCATTTTGCATCTGAACCATATAAGACTATGGCAGTTAATAAGTTTACTACAGTTTTACCAAAGCCTAATAAATGGATACGAACGGCCGGGTGGATGAAATATGAACCTGGAAAGGCACCTGTGGCTGTCCCATTCCCTGAAGAAAATACCCTAGTGTTTGATGTGGAGACATTATATAAAATCTCACCGTATCCCACGTTGGCTACAGCTTTATCTGATAAAGCATGGTACGCATGGTGTTCACCATTTATATGTGATGAAGGTAATAACAGCTCGTTTAAACATCTGATACCTTTGGGTGAGAACACAAAAGTTGAAAAACTAATCATTGGTCATAACGTTGGATATGATAGAGCTAGAGTACAAGAGGAATATAATTTCAACCATTCgaaattcttttttttaGATACACAATCATTACATGTTGCTTCATCTGGTTTATGTTCAAGACAGAGACCATTATTTAtgcaaatgaaaaaaagaagaaaggaaaaggaagaagaacaattgCAACAGGAGACAGAATCTGAAGAGGATGGTATAAATGGTATTTCCACTACTACATTAAATACTCTagaggaggaggaggatCCTTGGCTAAATATATCTACAATGAATTCATTAAGCGATGTAGCGTTATTTCATTGTGGTATCAAGATGGACAAAGAGCCTAGAGACTTTTTTGCATCGTTGGACAAACAAGTTGTTATCGAtaactttcaaaaattagTCACTTATTGTGCCACTGATGTGGAAGCAACTAGTCACGTTTTTGATAAAGTTCTTCCACGTTTCCTAAAGAAATGTCCACATCCAGTATCTTTTGGGGCCTTGAAGACTTTGAGTAGCTTTATCTTACCAACAAGACGAGCAGAATGGGATGATTATATTAATAGGTCAGAAAAGTTATACCAAGAATCCAAAttagaaattgaaagaaaaataattttaattattgaagaacttGTTAAGATCAAAGATGACCCAGTAAAACTCGATCAAATTAAGGATGACCCATGGTTGAGACAGTTAGATTGGACCATTAAGCCATTAAGACTCACTAAAAAGGGAGTCCCCGTGAAGGGACAAAAACTTCCAGGTTATCCTGAATGGTATAGGTCATTATTCCCTAGTAAGACTTCTCAGCAACCTCAAATTACGATTAAGTCAAGAATAATcccaatatttttcaaattatcatGGGAGGGCCATCCAGTGTTCTTTACTAAGGAATCAGGATGGTGTTTCCCCATTCATAAAGATGAGTTTGAAATGtttcagaagaaaaactATGTTGTTGCGGATGAGGATTCAATTTCCCAATATCGAGAACTATCCcattcaattgatgataatggaGACAGTGATCAAATTTTGCTAAAAGTGCCCCATCCAAATGGTCCAACTTTTAATTGTACCACATTATTAAGTAAACCATacattcattattttgagAAAAACGTATTGACATCTGATTCAGAATTAGCCCATCAGGCCCTAAATATGAATTCTTCAGGGTCATATTGGATGGCTGCAAGAGAAAGGATAATGTCGCAGTTTGTGGTTAGCGGCAAAGACTTTAATAAAGAGTTTAATCCATTGTCTAATAAAGTTATTGGCACACCTGGCgagaaggaagaattagGTATTATTCTCCCCACTGTAATTCCTATGGGGACTGTTACTAGAAGAGCTGTGGAAAATACATGGTTAACAGCTTCCAATGCCAAGGCGAATAGAATCGGTTCCGAATTGAAAGCTCAGGTTAAAGCCCCAAAGGGATATTGTTTCGTGGGGGCTGATGTGGATAGTGAAGAATTATGGATTGCATCATTAGTTGGCGATTCTGTTTTCAACATTCATGGTGGTACAGCCATTGGGTGGATGTGTTTGGAAGGTACGAAGAATGAGGGAACTGATTTACATACAAAGACTGCGGAAATCTTGGGTTGTTCTCGTAATGAAGCTAAGATATTTAACTATGGTAGAATTTATGGTGCCGGTGTGAAATTTGCAGGTACTTTACTTAAGAGGTTCAATCCATCATTATCAGATGATGAAGCCAAGAAGACAGCCATCAAATTATATGAAAATACTAAAGGTAAGACCAAAAGGTCAAGAatctttaagaaattttggTATGGTGGTTCAGAATccattttatttaataaattggaGAGTATTGCAGAGCAAGATGAACCAAAGACCCCCGTTCTTGGTTGTGGGATCACTTTTTCCTTAATGAAACGTAATTTGAGGGCGAATTCCTTTTTGCCATCAAGAATCAATTGGGCCATTCAATCATCTGGTGTAGATTATTTGCACCTACTTTGTTGTTCGATGAATTATCTTATCTTGAAGTATGGACTCGATGCCCGTCTAACAATTTCGATCCATGATGAAATCAGGTATTTAAGTTCTGAGAAGGATAAATATAAAGTTGCCATGGCATTACAAATCAGCAACATTTGGACGAGAGCCATCTTTTGTGAACAAATGGGTATTGATGATTTACCACAAAATTGTGCATTTTTCTCTGCTGTTGACATCGACCATGTTATGAGGAAGGAGGTTAATATGGATTGTATTacattatcaaataaagTTGCCATACCACACGGtgaaaatttggatattAATAAGTTGTTGTCAATGGAAGGTTCTCGATTGGAAAGTAGTGATGCTATCGATACCGTCGATGTATCATCATTACCATATAAGTATCGTGAACCTGTGTTTTCTCAATATAACCGAGCGTACACGAAGGATTTCTGGCAGTATTTCCTACGGATGCAAGTGCAAGATAGTAAATGGAAGGTGGATGGGTTAGAGACAGAATATATTCGATTGAAGACTAGTAATGATTTCTATAAGCATGGTTATACGTCTGAGTATGGACTTTTAGATTATTTAAAGGATGTGAAGATGGGtaagaggaggaagaagagtATTATggaaaattcatttttgCAAGATTTAATTGAGGTTGAATCATCTGACCATGGTGATATCTTACCTGAAAATGAACTAGACACagaaaattattccatATTGCATGCGATTGCATCTGAAAGACCTGCAGTAGTAGCTAAGTAA
- the MRS2 gene encoding Mrs2p (ancestral locus Anc_7.62), whose translation MLKTDMFRYLRQGNQYFRALSRITIPFKRFQSSISLDPLPQAPLIQRQLLSLKPIKPNDSFVSCTVFNGKGDVIAVSQKFQKWAFLRDHKLYPRDLRKIDTTQVDIIPSIVVKPNCIVVNMLHIKALIEKNKIFVFDTTNPSAAVKLGVLMYDLESKLSAATGTMGTQFYEHRALESMLINVMSSLEAEFKLHYTICSQILSELENEVNRDKLRELLIKSKNLSLFYQKSLLIREVLDELLETDDDLAAMYLTVKKTEKDDFAELEMLLETYYTQCDEFVQQAASLIQDIKSTEEIVNIILDANRNSLMLLELKITVYTLGFTVATLLPAFYGMNLKNFIEDSYWGFGFVVVFSAIAAFMVTGANFRAMRSVTKLTMLHDQPKMIPPPAKQMIDPTLRDNTAKTSKIWQRSKKRLKYIWLGENANRTAIWTKEDRDLVWKWLIDDKKD comes from the coding sequence ATGCTAAAAACTGATATGTTCCGATATCTTCGCCAAGGGAATCAATATTTCAGGGCCTTGTCGAGAATAACTATACCGTTCAAGAGATTCCAAAGTTCTATTTCCTTGGACCCACTCCCGCAAGCACCATTAATTCAGAGACAATTGCTGTCGTTAAAACCTATCAAACCTAACGATTCCTTCGTTTCATGCACAGTGTTTAATGGAAAGGGAGATGTTATTGCAGTCTCtcaaaagtttcaaaaatggGCATTCCTAAGAGATCATAAACTATACCCAAGAGATCTTAGAAAAATTGACACCACACAAGTGGATATTATTCCTAGTATTGTCGTGAAACCAAATTGCATTGTTGTTAACATGTTACATATTAAAGCATTGATtgagaagaataaaattttcGTGTTCGATACCACCAACCCTTCTGCCGCTGTAAAATTGGGGGTATTAATGTATGATTTGGAGTCTAAATTATCTGCAGCAACTGGTACCATGGGTACCCAATTTTATGAACATCGGGCTTTAGAAAGTATGTTGATCAATGTGATGAGCTCGTTGGAAGCAGAATTCAAATTGCATTATACTATCTGTAGCCAGATATTATCAGAATTGGAGAATGAAGTTAACCGAGATAAATTAAgagaattattaattaaatctaaaaacttatctttattttatcaaaaaTCGTTACTTATTAGAGAAGTCCTAGATGAGTTATTGGAAACTGACGATGACCTTGCTGCGATGTATCTAACGGTAAAAAAGACCGAAAAGGATGATTTTGCTGAATTAGAAATGCTTTTGGAGACATATTATACTCAATGTGATGAATTCGTGCAGCAGGCTGCATCCTTAATACAAGATATTAAGTCTACCGAAGAAATCGTGAACATTATATTGGATGCTAATAGAAACTCTTTGATGCTtttagaattgaaaataactGTTTATACTTTAGGATTCACGGTAGCAACGTTATTACCAGCATTCTACGggatgaatttgaaaaacttcATCGAAGATTCTTACTGGGGATTTGGGTTTGTCGTTGTATTCTCAGCAATAGCTGCATTCATGGTAACTGGGGCTAATTTTAGAGCAATGAGATCTGTCACGAAATTAACCATGTTACATGACCAGCCTAAGATGATCCCACCACCAGCAAAGCAAATGATAGATCCAACACTAAGAGATAATACCGCAAAAACTTCAAAGATATGGCAACGATCtaaaaaaagattaaaatatatttggcTTGGTGAAAACGCTAACAGGACTGCCATTTGGACAAAAGAAGACAGAGATTTGGTGTGGAAGTGGCTGATAGACGATAAGAAGGACTAG
- the PUT4 gene encoding proline permease PUT4 (ancestral locus Anc_7.44), with protein MSSSPDSTELPTGTWDKADKSDPIISEVDIEANTITEQLTKDKHKETIDYSETSSLDEEKQQQPEENGKLKQGLKSRHVQLIALGGTIGTGLLVGSSQTLATCGPAGLFTSYLIICTFIYPIMNAFGEMVCYLPGNGSDSAGSSAYLVEKYVDRSLGFASSWNYYYCFVILVATECTAAAGVVEYWAWALKVPKGAWITIFLFCVVALNMLPVNFYGESEFWFASIKILCILGLIILSFILFWGGGPSHDRLGFRYWQRPGAFADHITDGTGGNFLDVYTGVIKGGFAFVLGPELVSLTSSECHDQRRNIAKASRRFVWRLMIFYVLGSLSISVIVAYNDPNLQNALAQSKPGAGSSPFVIGIQNAGIKVLPHIINVCIMTSAWSAGNAYMFASSRSLLTMASHGHAPKFFSKINRFGVPYVAVGFSFLFCCLAYLNVSSSTANVFNWFSNISTISGFIGWICACVAYIRFRKAIIFNDLYDRLPYKGFAQKYLIWYSLFMVSLITLTNGYQIFIPRFWDYKDFIAAYITLPVFIVLWIGHKLVTRSWRQWYIPVDKIDVFTGLEEIEELTNELDEKRVPPNNAWDKFLDALL; from the coding sequence ATGTCGTCCTCTCCAGATTCCACGGAATTACCAACTGGTACGTGGGATAAAGCGGATAAATCAGATCCAATCATCTCAGAAGTGGATATCGAGGCAAACACAATAACAGAACAATTAACAAAGGACAAACATAAGGAAACAATAGATTATTCAGAAACTTCTTCccttgatgaagaaaagcaacaacaaccgGAGGAAAATgggaaattgaaacaagGTTTGAAATCTCGTCATGTTCAATTAATTGCATTAGGTGGGACCATCGGTACAGGTTTATTAGTCGGTTCCTCTCAAACTCTAGCAACATGTGGTCCAGCTGGTCTGTTCACATCATACCTTATCATCTGTACATTTATCTATCCCATTATGAATGCATTTGGTGAAATGGTTTGTTATTTACCCGGGAATGGTTCAGATTCTGCAGGTTCTTCCGCATATTTGGTTGAAAAATATGTGGATAGATCTCTAGGTTTCGCATCAAGTTGGaattattactattgttTCGTCATCCTAGTCGCTACAGAATGTACCGCGGCTGCAGGGGTGGTGGAATATTGGGCCTGGGCTTTAAAAGTACCTAAGGGTGCTTGGATTacaattttcttattttgcGTCGTCGCTTTGAATATGTTACCTGTAAATTTTTATGGTGAATCTGAATTTTGGTTCGCTTCCATTAAGATCCTTTGTATATTGGGTCTAATCATTTTATCATTCATCTTATTTTGGGGTGGTGGACCTTCTCATGATAGATTAGGTTTCCGTTATTGGCAAAGACCAGGTGCATTTGCTGATCATATTACGGATGGTACCGGTGGGAACTTCCTTGATGTTTACACTGGTGTCATTAAAGGTGGGTTCGCATTTGTCTTGGGTCCAGAATTAGTATCATTGACCAGTTCAGAATGTCAtgatcaaagaagaaatatcgCAAAGGCATCAAGAAGATTCGTTTGGAGattgatgattttttaCGTCCTAGGTTCATTATCCATTAGTGTCATCGTCGCATATAATGATCctaatttacaaaatgCCTTAGCACAAAGTAAACCGGGTGCTGGTTCATCCCCCTTTGTCATTGGTATTCAAAATGCAGGAATCAAAGTCTTACCTCACATCATTAACGTTTGTATCATGACTAGTGCATGGTCCGCAGGTAACGCTTACATGTTTGCAAGTTCAAGATCTTTGTTAACTATGGCTTCTCATGGTCATGCTCCaaaattcttttccaaaattaatAGATTCGGTGTTCCATACGTGGCAGTTGGCTTTTCCTtcttattttgttgtttagCCTACTTAAACGTCTCCTCATCGACAGCAAACGTTTTCAATTGGTTTTCAAACATTAGTACTATTTCAGGGTTCATTGGTTGGATTTGTGCATGTGTCGCATACATTAGATTCCGTAAGGCGATCATATTTAATGACTTATATGATAGATTACCATACAAGGGTTTTGCTCAAAAATACTTAATATGGTACTCTTTATTCATGGTCTCTTTAATCACTTTAACCAATGGGtaccaaattttcattCCAAGATTTTGGGATTATAAGGATTTCATTGCCGCTTATATTACATTGCCCGTCTTTATTGTCCTTTGGATCGGTCATAAATTAGTAACAAGATCTTGGAGACAATGGTATATACCTGTAGATAAAATTGATGTTTTCACCGGgttggaagaaattgaagaattaacAAACGAATTGGACGAAAAAAGAGTCCCACCAAACAATGCATGGgataaatttttggatgCATTATTGTAA